A single genomic interval of Musa acuminata AAA Group cultivar baxijiao chromosome BXJ3-4, Cavendish_Baxijiao_AAA, whole genome shotgun sequence harbors:
- the LOC135634938 gene encoding receptor like protein 29-like: MRIQPNTVRLRPFRHLRLSFPSLITMSHAKCLPSHLLLLTLLPLLFSSLACISAFSNTKGNEPRANDPMLESITMDPVERDTLFRVMKNMSSDRDWRSSNPDPCKPDSSWPGIECKPGLDNLLHVTRLDFGAAPNPTCKESATFPSEIFELPYLASIFFLDCFKGVETSLSLPPPTRKAPPPAYASLQQLSLISNPSFVGAIPSHIFSLTSLRVLTLSQNRLHGTIPDSISELNSLVHLDLSYNSLTGGIPSQIGRLKDLVGLDLSYNSLTGSIPPSIGQLRLLQKLDLSSNSIAGIVPDSLQNLRFLDFFALSNNNLSGEFPKGIAKLQNLQYFIMDDNPMFVKLPWQLGRLAKLQELRLSNSGYSGVIPGSFAWLRNLTTLSLENNRLTGGIPAGLSDLGKLYHLNLSSNLLSGVVPFDAGFFKRLGSNMDLRENSGLCINGSQSLDGINVGVDVCRDNGSDSSLPKSVDKSGGAPFQVCNFYFQLMGTVIIWSW, from the coding sequence ATGAGAATCCAGCCCAACACTGTAAGACTAAGACCTTTCCGCCATCTCCGCTTGAGCTTCCCCTCCCTGATTACGATGTCTCACGCCAAATGTTTGCCCTCTCACCTCCTGCTTCTGACCCTGCTCCCCCTTCTCTTCTCGTCTTTGGCATGCATCTCTGCGTTCAGCAACACGAAAGGGAACGAACCGAGGGCCAATGACCCGATGCTGGAGTCCATCACCATGGACCCCGTTGAGAGGGACACCCTGTTCCGTGTGATGAAGAACATGTCCTCTGACAGGGACTGGAGGTCCTCCAACCCTGATCCCTGCAAGCCGGACTCCTCATGGCCTGGGATTGAATGCAAGCCAGGCTTGGACAACCTGCTCCATGTCACAAGGCTGGACTTCGGCGCTGCGCCCAACCCGACCTGCAAGGAGAGCGCCACCTTCCCGTCCGAGATCTTTGAACTCCCTTACCTCGCGTCCATCTTCTTCTTGGACTGCTTCAAGGGTGTGGAGACCAGCCTCTCCCTTCCGCCGCCCACTCGTAAAGCACCACCACCAGCATATGCTTCACTCCAGCAGCTCAGTCTGATATCAAACCCATCCTTCGTAGGTGCTATTCCATCCCACATCTTCTCCCTCACCTCCCTTCGGGTCCTCACTCTCTCGCAAAACCGACTGCATGGTACAATCCCTGACAGCATCTCTGAGCTAAACTCTCTCGTCCATCTCGACCTCAGCTACAACTCCCTCACAGGCGGCATCCCGAGCCAGATAGGTAGGCTTAAGGACCTGGTAGGCCTTGACCTAAGCTATAATTCCCTCACTGGATCCATCCCACCATCCATTGGCCAGCTGCGCCTGCTTCAAAAGCTTGACCTGAGCTCAAATTCAATCGCTGGAATCGTACCTGATAGCCTCCAGAACCTCCGCTTCCTTGATTTCTTTGCCCTCAGCAACAACAACCTCAGTGGGGAGTTCCCAAAAGGCATAGCCAAGCTCCAGAACCTCCAGTACTTCATAATGGACGACAACCCAATGTTCGTAAAGTTGCCGTGGCAGCTGGGGAGGTTGGCCAAGCTTCAAGAGCTTCGCCTATCTAATTCGGGTTACTCCGGCGTGATACCAGGGAGCTTTGCTTGGCTACGAAATCTCACCACTCTGTCCCTCGAGAACAACAGGCTCACAGGTGGGATTCCAGCGGGGTTGAGTGACCTTGGGAAGCTGTATCACCTTAATTTGAGCAGTAATCTATTGAGCGGCGTCGTTCCCTTTGACGCTGGCTTCTTTAAGAGGCTTGGAAGTAACATGGACTTGAGGGAGAACTCAGGACTCTGCATCAATGGGTCTCAGAGCCTCGACGGCATTAACGTTGGGGTTGATGTATGCAGAGATAACGGGAGTGACTCTTCGCTTCCTAAGTCAGTGGACAAATCAGGTGGAGCTCCATTTCAGGTCTGCAACTTCTACTTTCAGCTAATGGGGACTGTAATTATCTGGAGTTGGTAA